GCTCTTCCATGGATACTTCCAAAGCGATCGGAATCATTATCGCGAACCCGGAATTTGAGGATGTCAGAAGTCTTGAAGGCGTTGCTCCTACGAAAAAACCATGTGTACCGATCATTGCAGTACCTACAACCGCTGGTACAGCAGCAGAAGTTACAATCAACTACGTTATCACGGATGTGGAGAGAAAGAGAAAATTTGTCTGTGTTGATCCGCACGACATGCCGGTGATCGCAATCGTTGATCCGGATATGATGTCCTCCATGCCAAAAGGACTGACAGCTTCCACCGGTATGGATGCCCTGACACATGCAATCGAGGGATATACAACTAAGGCTGCATGGGAAATGACAGATATGTTCCATCTGAAAGCAATCGAGATCATTTCAAGATCTCTGCGTGATGCAGTGGATAATAAGAAAGAGGGACGTGAGGGAATGGCACTTGGACAGTACATTGCCGGAATGGGCTTCTCTAACGTAGGTCTTGGAATCGCTCATTCCATGGCTCATACCTTAGGTGCTGTTTATGATACACCACATGGTGTTGCATGTGCGATGATGCTTCCGATCGTTATGGAATACAACGCTGACTGTACCGGAGAAAAATACCGTGAGATCGCCCGTGCAATGGGAGTCAAAGGTGTGGACGATATGTCTGTGGAGGAATATCGTAAAGCAGCAGTTGATGCCGTACAGAAACTCTCTGTTGATGTGGGAATCCCGACAAAACTTGAGGCATTAAAAGAAGAAGATCTTGATTTTCTTGCAGAATCTGCTCATGCAGATGCATGTGCTCCGGGTAACCCGAAAGATGCCAGTGTGGAAGATCTTAAGAATCTTTTCCGCAAACTGATGTAATTGCAGCGGTGAAATCATAGAATGTACGCTTTATGATTCGTATATTGTCATAAGTAAAAGAAAACCTTTCAGGCATAATTGTCTTGCCTGGAAGGTTTTTTTGTAACAGAAATGTTTATGAATGTAACATTTTCCTGCATCAAACCAACCCGTATTTATGAAATACAGTCTGCAGTTCTTCCGGCATGGCAGATGCAAGGGCATGTGCGAGTTCTTCGGC
The Roseburia rectibacter DNA segment above includes these coding regions:
- the fucO gene encoding lactaldehyde reductase, producing the protein MANRIMLNETSYHGAGAIEEIATEAKARAFKKAFVCSDPDLIKFGVTKKVTDILDKNGLAYEIYSDIKANPTIQNVQHGVEAFKKAGADYLIAIGGGSSMDTSKAIGIIIANPEFEDVRSLEGVAPTKKPCVPIIAVPTTAGTAAEVTINYVITDVERKRKFVCVDPHDMPVIAIVDPDMMSSMPKGLTASTGMDALTHAIEGYTTKAAWEMTDMFHLKAIEIISRSLRDAVDNKKEGREGMALGQYIAGMGFSNVGLGIAHSMAHTLGAVYDTPHGVACAMMLPIVMEYNADCTGEKYREIARAMGVKGVDDMSVEEYRKAAVDAVQKLSVDVGIPTKLEALKEEDLDFLAESAHADACAPGNPKDASVEDLKNLFRKLM